A genomic segment from Dasypus novemcinctus isolate mDasNov1 chromosome X, mDasNov1.1.hap2, whole genome shotgun sequence encodes:
- the LOC111759787 gene encoding uncharacterized protein CXorf49 homolog — protein MMGFEATNGDRAYWIGPHGRPNKNVLVGWGRMNEKGLASKARIRGIGCLKHFGASVAVLESCFRCVKDVLHLSSRLIDQDTLGFWRNPSPKGSALQMSSIWADLDQNPSMAAIPSDPESSDEFSEIQTLKVNVYPKGGGQAMSSSLEDPGDIPRYLNPQVRKNIFHMPSTFQASILRGLVLATKQQPVGELQVSSSKKMHSVVSAKRGSRLSHPGAATAAGSLPHATPKKKVAQEKQSSSCASKVALGRKSQALPTWGQRVSAGSLTPATFPPISGLPMLGRSKRYSLAHLGTKQPKHSNAGKKPVACRPRESESVAGEDNDPSRDPVRRGQLPSAWPELPCSPMHRGEFSGGDAKTRAPQVPGSSQALALSHGGISPRGSAASGDREPLVLSPRQERQQQPPGAQGCPGCLIRQKEIDDLKHQLGMTNLCLGWGQPGLLLQDPGGRVGCRCRRPQETNILVCAGPCRPGLELSLHLHLGMLALQSFTDKFQTL, from the exons ATGATGGGCTTTGAGGCAACCAATGGCGACCGTGCTTACTGGATAGGTCCTCATGGAAGACCAAACAAGAATGTGCTGGTTGGCTGGGGGAGGATGAATGAGAAGGGCCTAGCCTCAAAGGCACGAATAAGAGGCATAGGTTGTTTGAAGCACTTCGGTGCCTCTGTGGCAGTGCTGGAGTCCTGTTTCCGTTGTGTGAAGGATGTTCTTCATCTGTCGTCGAGG TTGATTGACCAGGACACACTGGGGTTCTGGAGAAACCCATCCCCAAAAGGCAGTGCCCTTCAGATGTCCAGCATTTGGGCAGACCTAGACCAAAATCCCA GCATGGCTGCAATCCCTTCTGACCCTGAGTCATCAGATGAGTTCAGTGAGATACAGACGTTGAAGGTGAACGTTTACCCAAAAGGAGGTGGCCAAGCAATGTCTAGCAGCCTGGAGGATCCTGGGGACATACCCAGATACTTGAACCCCCAAGTCAGGAAGAACATCTTTCACATGCCAAGCACTTTCCAAGCTTCCATTCTTCGTGGGTTGGTGTTAGCCACTAAACAGCAACCTGTTGGAGAGCTTCAGGTCTCTTCATCTAAGAAAATGCATAGTGTGGTCTCTGCAAAGAGAGGCAGCAGGCTCAGCCACCCAGGAGCTGCTACTGCTGCAGGCAGCCTGCCCCATGCCACCCCTAAGAAGAAGGTGGCCCAGGAGAAGCAATCCAGCAGTTGTGCCTCCAAAGTTGCCCTGGGGAGAAAATCCCAGGCTCTTCCCACATGGGGGCAGAGAGTCTCAGCAGGCAGCCTGACACCAGCCACCTTCCCCCCAATCTCTGGTCTTCCAATGCTTGGGAGATCCAAGAGATACTCCTTGGCCCATTTGGGTACCAAGCAGCCCAAACACAGTAATGCTGGGAAGAAACCTGTGGCATGCAGGCCAAGGGAGTCTGAGTCAGTAGCTGGAGAAGATAATGACCCAAGCAGAGATCCAGTCCGAAGGGGCCAA CTTCCATCAGCCTGGCCAGAGTTACCTTGCTCGCCCATGCATCGTGGCGAGTTCAGCGGTGGAGACGCCAAGACCAGGGCCCCCCAAGTTCCAGGAAGCTCGCAGGCCCTGGCTCTGAGCCACGGAGGTATCAGTCCCAGAGGGTCTGCAGCCTCAG GTGACCGGGAGCCACTTGTCCTTTCCCCAAGACAGGAAAGGCAACAGCAACCACCTGGAGCACAGGGCTGTCCTGGG TGTCTTATACGACAGAAAGAAATCGATGACCTTAAACATCAACTTGGTATGACAAACCTCTGCCTGGGCTGGGGCCAACCAGGGCTTCTACTTCAGGACCCAGGGGGTAGGGTGGGTTGCAGGTGCAGGCGGCCTCAAGAGACCAACATATTGGTGTGTGCAGGACCTTGCAGGCCTGGCCTGGAGCTTTCTCTGCATTTACATTTAGGTATGC TGGCCTTGCAGAGCTTCACTGACAAATTTCAGACCCTTTGA